In Arthrobacter sp. CDRTa11, one DNA window encodes the following:
- a CDS encoding DUF3043 domain-containing protein produces MFGRKKEAPSAQEIIDQQAAEAAARQDAAAGKGAPTPKRKAQEAARKRPLVPEDRKASKVAERQAIQDQRQKMRQALDTGDEKFLPLRDKGPQKRFARDYVDARFSLGEYLMFGALVFVIISLLVPASSDLMIYVLGGFWVMFLAVFVDVFILSRKLRKKLTEKFGEVERGTVWYGSMRSLQFRKLRLPKPLVKRGEYPA; encoded by the coding sequence GTGTTCGGACGTAAAAAGGAAGCGCCCTCGGCGCAGGAAATAATAGACCAGCAGGCTGCCGAAGCGGCTGCCCGGCAGGACGCGGCAGCGGGCAAGGGCGCGCCCACGCCCAAGCGCAAAGCCCAGGAAGCGGCCCGGAAGCGGCCCCTGGTGCCGGAGGACCGCAAGGCTTCCAAGGTTGCCGAACGCCAGGCGATCCAGGACCAGCGGCAGAAAATGCGGCAGGCACTGGATACCGGCGACGAAAAGTTCCTGCCGCTGCGCGACAAGGGACCGCAGAAGCGCTTCGCCCGGGACTACGTGGATGCACGTTTCAGCCTGGGTGAGTACCTGATGTTCGGCGCCTTGGTCTTTGTCATCATTTCCCTGCTTGTCCCGGCGTCCAGTGACCTGATGATCTACGTCCTGGGCGGCTTCTGGGTGATGTTCCTGGCAGTCTTCGTGGATGTATTCATCCTCTCCCGCAAACTCCGCAAGAAGCTCACGGAGAAATTCGGCGAGGTGGAGCGCGGCACCGTCTGGTACGGCTCCATGCGGTCGCTGCAGTTCCGCAAACTCCGACTGCCCAAGCCGCTGGTCAAGCGCGGGGAATACCCCGCCTGA